From Deinobacterium chartae:
ACGATGCGCCCAGGCCTCGGAAGCTGACCTCACCGGTCGGTAACAGGCGCACCAGCGGAGCCTTGGCCTCGGGAAACATCCGCTGCAAGACCGGCAGGGTGTCGCGACCAGCTCGGCTCATCGGGTTTTCCCCACCGTCCCGGACCCGGTGGGCCCGTGCTCGGTCTGATAGCGCCGCGCCAGGGCCCGGTAGCGTGCGGCGTTCCCGCTCTCTCCCGCGGGCCCCACCACCCGGGCCGGAACCCCGACGGCCAGCATGCCGTCCGGGACCGTCTTGCCCTGCGGCAGCAGCGCTCCGGCGGCCAGCACTGCTCCGGCACCCAGGCGCGATCCCGAGAGCAGCGTGGCCCCCATCCCGACCAGGGCCCCGGCGGCAACATGCGCGCCGTGCACGATGGCGCGGTGCCCCACCGTGACGTTCTCCTCGAGCACGCAGGGGTGCCCGGCGTCGGTGTGCAGCACCGCGCCGTCTTGAACATTCGATCCGGCTCCGACCCGGATCGGTTCGATGTCGCCGCGCAGCACTGCGCCGAACCATACGCTGGCCTCCGCTGCGATCTCGACCCGACCGATCAGGTCGGCGCTGGGAGCGATCCAGGCCGTCGGGTGAACCTCAGGAAAATGGCCGTCGAAGGGGTATAGCGGCACTTAGCTCTCTCCTTGGGCGCGAATTTCGAGCGCGTGAAGCGCACGTTCCAGCAGGTTGCGGTCTTCTTCATAGCTTAACAGTTCGCGCGCCTGCTGCAAACGGTAAAAGCCGCCGTCGCTGAAGGTGTCCTCGAGCCGCTCCTGCCCGCCCGCTGCACGCATGGCAAACCAGCGCACCCGTCGCAAGACACCCTGGGCGTTCACGTACTCGGTTTCGCCCGCGTCGGCCACGATCTCGGCCCGCACGCCGGTTTCCTCCTCGACCTCGCGCAGGGCCGCTGCCGGATCGTCCTCGCCCGCCTCGAGGTGACCTTTGGGAAAGCTCCATCCCCCGCTGGGGTAGCGGATCAGCAAGACGTTGCCCTTGGAGTCGAATACCACGCCGCCTGCGCCTCTTACCGGTACGCTCATGGCCGCATTGTAGCGCTGCTCGGGCCAAAACCCTGCTTTTGGGAGCAACTATTACCCGAGTATGACTTCCGTGAGCAGTCTAAAAACACATTAAAGTCCCGGTTGTTACAATAGGCCGCACAGAATCCCTGCATCCCTGCAAGCGCTCAAGGAGGGCAGTCATGCGAAACGTGTCGAGATCGGTGGCCGCACGGCGCGGGCGTCCGCCGTCCAGTATGCCCCTTCCCGGCATTGCCGCCCTGCGGCGGGGAGTTACGTTCCTGCTGCGCCGGGCTTTTACCCTGGACGTGCGGGCCCTGGCGGTCTTCCGGGTGGCGCTGGGCCTGGCCATGATCGTGGACTCGCTGCAGATCCTGCCGTGGCTTTACAAGCTGATCGGGGACGACTCGGTCTCGCCGCGCTGGCTGAGCGTGTTTTCACACTCGTACTTCTCGCTGCTCAACTCGAGCGGCGACGCGTGGTTCGTTACGCTGATCTTTGCGCTGTACTACCTCACGGCCCTGGCCATCATCGTGGGCTTTCACGCCAACACGGCGCTGCTGGCCGCTTTCGTGCTGTACAGCAGCGTGCAGCACGCCAACTACTACATCGATTCCGGAGCGACGGTGCTGCTCAAGATGTACCTGCTGTGGGCCGCCTTCTTGCCGGTCAGCGCCCGCTGGTCCCTCGATGCCGCCCTGCGCCCGCGTCCTCCCCAGGCCCAAGCCGAGGTGTTCTCGATCTCCTCGGCGGTGCTGGTCGCCCAGATAGCGATGCTGTACCTGATGAGCTTCGCGCTCAAGACCGGTGCGGACTGGCACGAAGGCAGCGCCCTCGAGAAGGTCATCCGTTACCAGATGGCCATGATTGAACCGTGGGTCACCGGCCTGCTGGCCTACCCGGCACTGCTGAAGTTCCTGACCTACTTCGCGCTGGGCCTCGAGCTGGTCGCTCCGCTCCTGATCCTGCTGGGCGGCTGGCCGCGCCTGCTGGGCATGCTCCTCTTGATCGGCATGCACGTGGGTTTCGATCTGTTCTTGGCCCTGGGCGCTTTCCCGACCGTTGCCATCGCCGGGCTGCTGGTCCTGATTCCGACACAGGTCTGGAACCTGCGCAAGCGACGCTTCGCCGAGGGTCTGGTTCTGTTCTGCGACAGCTCACCGCGCTCGGAACGCAGTGTCCGGCTGGTCCGGTCGTGGCTGTGCCTCGACGGCCTCGAGCTGCAACCGTTCTCGCGAGATCCCCGCGCCGCCGCCCTGCACGCCGCCTCGGGCAGCTGGGTTTTGCGTTCCGCACAAGACCAGCGGCTGACCGGCGGTGACGTGCTGATCGAACTGGTGCGCCACAGCCCCTTCAAGCCGCTGGGATACGTGCTGGGCCTGCGTCCGCTGCGCAGCCTGCTGAAGTGGACCTTTGCCAGGGCGGCACGCCATCGTGCCGGGGTAGACGCGGCCCTGCCGGCTTACCACCCGCCGTTCTGGCGCCTGCCTTATCTGAGCGAAATCACCGTGCTGGTGCTTGCCATCGGAGCACTCGGCTCGAACCTGCTGACCGCTCGCAACGACTTCTCCCGGGTTCCCGGCTACGTCAGCGCCCTGGGCCTCATGCAAGACTGGCGGATGTTCGCGCCGCTGGTGGGCAAGCAGAGCGGCTGGCTGGTCGCCGAAGGCCACACCTACAGCGGACGGGCGGTAGAACCTTACCAGTATCTGGTGCATGGCCGCACCGAGATCTCTTACGAGCGCCCGCGCAAGCCCAACGCTTTCTTGGGCGGCGAACGCTGGCGCAAGTACGTGGAGGCCGCCGCGTACGACTCGAACCTCAGCCGCTTCTTCGCCGGCTACCTGTGCCATTACTGGGCACGACGCCAGTCGGATGCCTTCCAGAGCATCAAGCTGTTTTATTTCGAGGAATTCGAGGGGAGTCCCGCCCAGATGCGGGTGTTGTACGAGGGCACGTGCCCCAGCTACAATTTCTGATGGCTTTCACATAAAATTAAGTCAACCGGATGCCGATCTGTTCGGCATTTTTATTGCTCTTTAGGCATCCGGGGAACTGACTTGCTATGATTGGATGACCCCGAGGTAGAAAGATGAGAAATGGACTGAAGGCTATGCCCGGTCTCGGGAAACCCGAACACACTCCGGCCCACCGGCGCGGAGGTTTCGGGCGTACTTTCCTGGGGCTTCTGAGAACAGCGCTTTCGTTGGACGTACGGGCCCTGGCCGTCTTCCGGGTCGGCCTGGGCATCGCGATGATCGTGGACTCGCTGCAACTTGTGCCCTGGCTCTATACGCTGTTCGGCGACGACTCGATCGTTCCGCGCTGGTGGGCCATAGGTCCCCACTCGAGCTTCACCCTGCTGCACGCCGGCGGCGACACCTGGTTTGTCACGCTGTTTTTCGCGCTGTACTACCTGACAGCCCTGGCCATCATCGTTGGTTACCGCGCCAACTTGGCCATGCTGCTGGGCTGCATCATGGCGGCCAGTGTGCAGTACGGCAACACGTACATCGACTCGGGTGCCAGCGATCTGCTCAAGCTCTACCTGCTGTGGGGAGCTTTCCTGCCGGTCGGGGCGCGATGGTCACTCGACGCCGCCTTGCGCCCCACCCCGCCCCAAAGCGAATCCAACGTTTTTTCCATCTCCTCGGCGGTCCTGATCTTTCAAATCATGGCGCTGTACATGTGCGGCGCTGCCATGAAAACCGGCGCGGACTGGCACGACGGCAGCGCTCTGGAAAAAGTGCTGCGCCACGCCCCCACCCTGACCGAGCCCTGGACCAACAGCCTGCTCGCGTACCCGGGGCTGCTCAAGTTCGGAACCCATGCGGCCCTTGCCCTCGAGTACGTCGCTCCGGTGCTGTTTCTGCTGGGCGGCTGGCCGCGCGCGATCGGCATGCTGGCCCTGATCGGCCTGCACGTGGGCATCGAGAGCATGCTGGCCATCGGGGCTTTCCCGACCATCGCCATTGCCGGGCTGCTGGTCCTGATTCCAGCGCAGGTCTGGAACCTGCGCAAGCGGCGCTTCGCCGAGGGCGCGACCCTGTTTTACGACGACGCATCACCGTACTGGGGGCGTGTTGCGCGACTCACCCGGGTTTTCCTGTGCCTCGACGGCCTCGAGCTGCGCCCGGCCCGCGAGGACGAGAGGGCCCATACGTTGCAGCAGCAACACGCGAGCTGGGTGCTGCAGCTGCCCGGCGGCCCGCTGCTTACGGGCGGGGACGCGCTGATCGAACTGATGACCCGCAGTCCCTTGAGGGTGCTGGGCCGCCTGCTGGGCCTGCGCCCGCTGCGCGCCCTGGTGAACTGGGCCTTCGCCCTGAGCGGCCGACATCCGCAGACCGCGGACCTGCTGATTCCCAGCTACCGCGCCCGCCGCTGGCGCCCCCGCTACGTGAGCGAACTGATCGTACTGGTGCTGGCGGCAGGCTCGCTCGGCTCGGCGGTCCTGAACGCCGCAGGCTTAAAGCAGTACGTCCCGAGCTACGTGTCCCCTCTGGGCCTCTCTCAGAGCTGGGGCATGTTCGCTCCGGTCGTGATCCGAGACGTCGGCTGGGCGGTGGCCGAGGCGCGCACCCAGAGCGGACGGGTGATCGACCCCAACCAGTACCTGTTGCACGGGCGCACCGAGGTGTCCTACGAGCGCCCCGCCGCCCTCAACGGCTTTATCGGCAGCGAACGCTGGCGCAAGTACTGGGAGAGCGCCGGTTACGACGTCAACCTGGCCCAGTTCTTTACAGGTTATCTGTGCCACTACTGGAACACCCGGCACTCCAGCGATACCATCGTTGAAATCAAGCTGACCTTCCTCGAGTTCAAGAGCGGCGCGGGCCCCATGCCGCGCCTGCTGTATACCGGCGCCTGCCCGCAGTACAACTTCTGAGAGGCAGGGGGTACCCCTGCCTCTGGAACGCAGCTTCAGGCCAGCGCCGCCTCGAGGTCGGCCAGCAGGTCCCCGATGTCCTCGATACCCACCGAGAGCCGCAGCAGCTGGTCCGAGATGCCCAGCGCGGCGCGGGCCTCGGGGCTGAGGGCGCGGTGCGAGGTGCCCGCCGGGTAAGACAGGGTGGATGCCACGTCGGCCAGCGAGGGAGCCAGCGGAATCTTGCCGCGCAAGCGGGCAACGAACTCCTCGAGGTCACCGCGTAACTCGAACGACAGCATGCCGCCGTAACCCTCGGGAAACAGCCGCTGCGCCAGCTCGAACTGCGGGTGATCCTCGAGGCCGGGGTGGTAGACCCGTTCGATGCGCGGGTGGTTGGACAGCACGTCGGCGATCGCCTGGGCATTGCCGGCGTGAGCGCGCATGCGCAGACCCAGGGTCTTGAGGCCCTGCAGGGTCATCCAGGCGTCGAAGGCCGAGACCGTGGCTCCCAGACGCACCAGCCGCAGGCGAACCGACTCGATCAGCTCACGGCTTCCCGCAACGATGCCGCCCATGGCGTTCGAGTGGCCCGAGAGGTACTTGGAGAGCGAGTGCACCACCAGGTCCGCTCCGTGCTCGGCGGGGCGCAGCAGCGCCGGGGAAGCAAAGGTGCTGTCCACGCTCAGCCGCGCTCCGTGCGCGTGGGCCAGCTCGGCTAAGGCGGGCAGGTCGGCCACGGTCATGAGCGGGTTGCTGAGAGCCTCGACGTGCAGCAGCCGGGTATTGGGGCGCAGGGCGGCCGTCACCGCCTCGAGGTCGGTGGCATCGACCAGGCTCACCTCGATGCCCAGCCGGGGCAGTTCGGCGGTCAGCAGCGCGAAGGTGCCTCCGTACGCCTGCTGATCGGCCACGATGTGATCTCCGGCCGCTGCTATCGCCAGAAAAGCGCCCAGCAGCGCACCCATGCCCGAGGCCGCGCACACCGCCGCCTCGGTGCCCTCGAGGGCCGCAACGGCCCGCTCGAGGGTCGCTGCGTTGGGGGTGCCGTTGCGGTAGTAAAACGGCAGGCCGGAGCTGCCGGACAGCGCGGCCTCGAGGTCGGTCAGGCTGTCAAAGGCGTAAACGGTGGAGGCCGCGATGCCCTCGATCAGGGGGCGGCCGCTGTGGGGCGCGGCTTCTTCCCCGGCACGGGCGGCGAGGGTCTGGGGCGTGTACGTCATGAGGCCCATTCTAAGCCGCCCCTGCCTCCCCGGAAGGAAGCTGTGCAGTCCGGTCATGGAAGCGTTCCGCCCCGCCAGGCTTCTTTACCGGAAACGCGGCGGGGCGGGGCGCAGGGTGCATTCTAGGCGGGGCGCACCTGGAAGCTCAGGGCATCCCCCTCGAGGTCCACCCGGGCATAGCCGCCCTGGCGGAGTTGTCCGAACAGCAGTTCGTCGGCCAGCGGTCGCGCCACCTGGTCTTGCAGGGTGCGCGAGAGCGGGCGGGCTCCGTAGAGCGGGTCGAAACCGCGCCTGGCCAGCCAGGCGCGGGCGGCGGGGGTGACCTCGAGGTCCACCGCTTTCTCGCGCAGCTGGGCGGCGAGCTGGGCCACGAACTTGTCCACCACCTTCAAGACGGTCTCCGAGCCCAGCGGGCCAAAGGGCACGATGGCATCCAGGCGGTTGCGGAACTCGGGGGTGAAGGTGCGTTTCACGGCCTCCTCGGCCTCGAAAGCGCGGTCACCTCCGCCGAAGCCCAGTGCCGGACGCGCCGCGTCGGCGGCCCCGGCATTGGTGGTCATGATCAGGACCACGCCGCGGAAGTCCACCTGTCGGCCGTTATGGTCGGTGAGGCGACCGTAGTCCATGACCTGCAGCAGCACGTTGTACAGGTCCGGGTGCGCTTTTTCGATCTCGTCGAGCAGCAGCACCGCCTGCGGGTGCTTGAGAATGGCGTCGGTGAGCAAGCCGCCCTGGTCGAAGCCGACATAGCCGGGCGGGGCACCGATCAGCCGTGAGACCGTATGAGACTCCATGTACTCGGACATGTCAAAGCGGATCAGCTCGAGGCCCAGCACCTCGGCCAGGCGGCGGGCCAGTTCGGTCTTGCCTACCCCGGTCGGTCCGCTGAACAAGAAGCTGCCCACCGGCTTGTTCTCGGGGCGCAGACCGGCGCGCGAGAGCTTGACCGCATCGGCCAGGACCTGCACCGCACGGTCCTGGCCAAACACTCCGGCACGCAGGTCCTCCTCGAGGGTGGCGAGCGACTGCTGCACGTGGGCACTCACCTGTCCGAGCGGCAGGCGGGCCATCTTGGCCACCACCGCCTCCACCTGCGAGGCTCCCAGGGTGCGGCGGCGCGCGCGGCGCGGCAACAGGGTCTGTGCGGCCCCGGCCTCGTCGAGCACGTCGATGGCCTTGTCGGGCAGGCGGCGGTCGGTGAGATAGCGCACCGACAGGTCCACCGCCGCCTTGAGGGCCGCCTCGGTGTAGCGCAGCCCGTGGTGCTTCTCGAGGTAGGGTGCTGCTCCCTTGACGATGCGGTAGGCCTCGTCCACGCTGGGTTCGGGCACATCGATCTTCTGGAAGCGCCGCGAGAGCGCTCGGTCGCGCTCGAAGGCCTTGTACTCGCTGTAGGTGGTGGCCCCGATCACCCGCAGGCGTCCGCCGGTCAAAGCCGGCTTGAGCAGGTTGCTGGCGTCAAGCGTTCCGCCCGAGACCGCGCCGGCACCGACTACCGTATGAATCTCATCGATGAACAAAATCGCGTTCTCATGCTGCTCGAGCGCCCGGATAACCGCCTTGAGCCGCTCTTCGAAGTCGCCGCGGTAGCGGGTGCCGGCGATGAGGGCCCCCATGTCCAGCGCGTAGACCGTAACCCCCTCGAGGGCCTCGGGCACCTTGCCCTGCACGGCGCGCAGCGCCAGTCCTTCCACGATGGCGGTCTTGCCCACGCCGGGCTCGCCCACCAGGATCGGGTTGTTCTTGGAGCGGCGCGCCAGCACCTGCAAGGTACGCTCGAGTTCGGGCTCGCGCCCGATCAGTTCGTCGATACGCCCGTCGCGGGCGCGCGCGGTCAGGTCGATGCAGTAAGCCTCGAGTGCCCCTTCGCCCTCGGGAGTCGCGGCGGTATCGGCGGTGGCTTCCTCCGTACCTTCGGTGCGGCGCGGGCGGTTGAAGCGCTCGACCCGTGCGAGGCCGTGCGAGATGTACTCGAGGGCAGCCAGGCGCGTGACTCCTTGACGCTCGAGGATCTGTGCGGCGCGCGAGGTGCGTTCCTCGAACAGGGCAACGAGCACGTTGGCACCGCTGACCTGCTCTTTGCCAGCGCTCTGCACCGCGTACACGGCACGCTGTAGCGTGCGCTGGAAGGCGAGCGTCGGCGAGGGTTCGGCGTCCTCGAGCTCCTCGAGGCTGGCCAAGGCCGCCTCGATCTCGTGCGAGAGCACTTCGAGATCGGCTCCGCAGGCGCGCAGCACCGGGGCGGCGTCGGGATCGTCGATCAGGGCCAGCAGCAGGTGCTCGAGGGTGGCGTATTCGTGTCCGGCGGAGCGGGCCAGTTCGAGGGCGCGCAGGATGCTCTGCTCGAGGGCCGCGCCGATCACGGAGTCCCTCTTCCTGCGGCCCGCACCGGGGTGCAAGCTGCGTTCATATGTCCTCCTCCATCACGCATCTGAGCGGATGGCCGGCCTTGCGGGCAAGTTCGGTGGCCTGATGCACCTTGGTTTCGGCGATTTCCCGGGGGTACACGCCGGCAACGCCGCTGCCTTTGTGGTGAACGGCCAGCATGATGCGGTTGGCCTGCAACGCAGAGCGGTGAAACAGTCGGATGAGCAGGTCAACCACGAAATCCATAGGGGTGTAGTCGTCGTTGAGCAGCAGCACCCGGTACATCTCCGGCGTCTTGAGCTCGGGCCGGGTGAGGGTCTGCGTCTCGGACTCCGGGGGACGCTGAGGCATGTCTGCAGAATAGCAGCCGCGTCTGCATCGCTCCGAAAGACGCATAACAATGGTTTAAAAAGAAAACTTATGAATTAAGATGAGAACGATCAACAGCCGTTCAATTTCCCGGTACATATCTTGAGAACTCAAGCTAAACACTTTTCTAAGAAAGTTTTTTGGTTATGATGCGTGCGTGACTAGGACCGCGATCGCCTACTACCGCACGTCCGCCGCTCCGGGCGCGGACGAAGCCGAGCTGAAGGATCAGCGGATTCACCTCGAGCGTTACGCGCGGGTCAAAGATATCCACGTCATCGGCGAGGAGATCGAGTACGAGACGGGCCAGCGCAAGTTCGAGCGAACCGCCCTGCAGCGCGCGGCCGAACGCGCGCGCGAGGCCGGAGCGCTGCTGGTGAT
This genomic window contains:
- a CDS encoding HTTM domain-containing protein, which encodes MRNVSRSVAARRGRPPSSMPLPGIAALRRGVTFLLRRAFTLDVRALAVFRVALGLAMIVDSLQILPWLYKLIGDDSVSPRWLSVFSHSYFSLLNSSGDAWFVTLIFALYYLTALAIIVGFHANTALLAAFVLYSSVQHANYYIDSGATVLLKMYLLWAAFLPVSARWSLDAALRPRPPQAQAEVFSISSAVLVAQIAMLYLMSFALKTGADWHEGSALEKVIRYQMAMIEPWVTGLLAYPALLKFLTYFALGLELVAPLLILLGGWPRLLGMLLLIGMHVGFDLFLALGAFPTVAIAGLLVLIPTQVWNLRKRRFAEGLVLFCDSSPRSERSVRLVRSWLCLDGLELQPFSRDPRAAALHAASGSWVLRSAQDQRLTGGDVLIELVRHSPFKPLGYVLGLRPLRSLLKWTFARAARHRAGVDAALPAYHPPFWRLPYLSEITVLVLAIGALGSNLLTARNDFSRVPGYVSALGLMQDWRMFAPLVGKQSGWLVAEGHTYSGRAVEPYQYLVHGRTEISYERPRKPNAFLGGERWRKYVEAAAYDSNLSRFFAGYLCHYWARRQSDAFQSIKLFYFEEFEGSPAQMRVLYEGTCPSYNF
- a CDS encoding gamma carbonic anhydrase family protein produces the protein MPLYPFDGHFPEVHPTAWIAPSADLIGRVEIAAEASVWFGAVLRGDIEPIRVGAGSNVQDGAVLHTDAGHPCVLEENVTVGHRAIVHGAHVAAGALVGMGATLLSGSRLGAGAVLAAGALLPQGKTVPDGMLAVGVPARVVGPAGESGNAARYRALARRYQTEHGPTGSGTVGKTR
- a CDS encoding trans-sulfuration enzyme family protein; translation: MTYTPQTLAARAGEEAAPHSGRPLIEGIAASTVYAFDSLTDLEAALSGSSGLPFYYRNGTPNAATLERAVAALEGTEAAVCAASGMGALLGAFLAIAAAGDHIVADQQAYGGTFALLTAELPRLGIEVSLVDATDLEAVTAALRPNTRLLHVEALSNPLMTVADLPALAELAHAHGARLSVDSTFASPALLRPAEHGADLVVHSLSKYLSGHSNAMGGIVAGSRELIESVRLRLVRLGATVSAFDAWMTLQGLKTLGLRMRAHAGNAQAIADVLSNHPRIERVYHPGLEDHPQFELAQRLFPEGYGGMLSFELRGDLEEFVARLRGKIPLAPSLADVASTLSYPAGTSHRALSPEARAALGISDQLLRLSVGIEDIGDLLADLEAALA
- a CDS encoding NUDIX hydrolase, producing the protein MSVPVRGAGGVVFDSKGNVLLIRYPSGGWSFPKGHLEAGEDDPAAALREVEEETGVRAEIVADAGETEYVNAQGVLRRVRWFAMRAAGGQERLEDTFSDGGFYRLQQARELLSYEEDRNLLERALHALEIRAQGES
- the clpA gene encoding ATP-dependent Clp protease ATP-binding subunit ClpA, translated to MIGAALEQSILRALELARSAGHEYATLEHLLLALIDDPDAAPVLRACGADLEVLSHEIEAALASLEELEDAEPSPTLAFQRTLQRAVYAVQSAGKEQVSGANVLVALFEERTSRAAQILERQGVTRLAALEYISHGLARVERFNRPRRTEGTEEATADTAATPEGEGALEAYCIDLTARARDGRIDELIGREPELERTLQVLARRSKNNPILVGEPGVGKTAIVEGLALRAVQGKVPEALEGVTVYALDMGALIAGTRYRGDFEERLKAVIRALEQHENAILFIDEIHTVVGAGAVSGGTLDASNLLKPALTGGRLRVIGATTYSEYKAFERDRALSRRFQKIDVPEPSVDEAYRIVKGAAPYLEKHHGLRYTEAALKAAVDLSVRYLTDRRLPDKAIDVLDEAGAAQTLLPRRARRRTLGASQVEAVVAKMARLPLGQVSAHVQQSLATLEEDLRAGVFGQDRAVQVLADAVKLSRAGLRPENKPVGSFLFSGPTGVGKTELARRLAEVLGLELIRFDMSEYMESHTVSRLIGAPPGYVGFDQGGLLTDAILKHPQAVLLLDEIEKAHPDLYNVLLQVMDYGRLTDHNGRQVDFRGVVLIMTTNAGAADAARPALGFGGGDRAFEAEEAVKRTFTPEFRNRLDAIVPFGPLGSETVLKVVDKFVAQLAAQLREKAVDLEVTPAARAWLARRGFDPLYGARPLSRTLQDQVARPLADELLFGQLRQGGYARVDLEGDALSFQVRPA
- the clpS gene encoding ATP-dependent Clp protease adapter ClpS, with translation MPQRPPESETQTLTRPELKTPEMYRVLLLNDDYTPMDFVVDLLIRLFHRSALQANRIMLAVHHKGSGVAGVYPREIAETKVHQATELARKAGHPLRCVMEEDI
- a CDS encoding HTTM domain-containing protein, with the translated sequence MDVRALAVFRVGLGIAMIVDSLQLVPWLYTLFGDDSIVPRWWAIGPHSSFTLLHAGGDTWFVTLFFALYYLTALAIIVGYRANLAMLLGCIMAASVQYGNTYIDSGASDLLKLYLLWGAFLPVGARWSLDAALRPTPPQSESNVFSISSAVLIFQIMALYMCGAAMKTGADWHDGSALEKVLRHAPTLTEPWTNSLLAYPGLLKFGTHAALALEYVAPVLFLLGGWPRAIGMLALIGLHVGIESMLAIGAFPTIAIAGLLVLIPAQVWNLRKRRFAEGATLFYDDASPYWGRVARLTRVFLCLDGLELRPAREDERAHTLQQQHASWVLQLPGGPLLTGGDALIELMTRSPLRVLGRLLGLRPLRALVNWAFALSGRHPQTADLLIPSYRARRWRPRYVSELIVLVLAAGSLGSAVLNAAGLKQYVPSYVSPLGLSQSWGMFAPVVIRDVGWAVAEARTQSGRVIDPNQYLLHGRTEVSYERPAALNGFIGSERWRKYWESAGYDVNLAQFFTGYLCHYWNTRHSSDTIVEIKLTFLEFKSGAGPMPRLLYTGACPQYNF